In Populus nigra chromosome 1, ddPopNigr1.1, whole genome shotgun sequence, one genomic interval encodes:
- the LOC133685657 gene encoding small ribosomal subunit protein bS6c, whose product MRHVRTAHPPYLLSLFLPFTDPEAVAEKMASSSTSSSLTSNLVSSPFYPSSFSKSPSLPLLSFSQTLKPFPNTSKLVYRAHSNPTTAVKAQTVDFAGSFYEGGIGSEDEPDSPIGSGTITAVEEKETPPCPPGLRQYETMAVLRPDMSEDERLALTQKYEELLVAGGGMYVEVFNRGVVPLAYSIKKKNKAGESNTYLDGIYLLFTYFTKPESIGILEQTLNTDDDVIRSSSFKVRKRKY is encoded by the exons ATGCGCCATGTGCGTACAGCGCACCCTCCTTATCTATTATCCCTTTTTCTGCCTTTCACTGACCCAGAAGCAGTAGCTGAAAAAATGGCATcgtcttctacttcttcttcgcTTACATCAAATTTAGTTTCATCCCCATTTTACCCTTCATCATTCTCCAAATCACCATCATTGCCCCTCCTCTCATTCTCTCAAACCCTCAAGCCTTTCCCTAACACCTCAAAACTGGTCTACAGAGCACACAGCAACCCAACAACAGCAGTCAAGGCCCAAACTGTAGACTTCGCGGGCTCGTTTTATGAAGGCGGGATCGGGTCTGAAGATGAACCGGATTCTCCAATTGGGTCGGGTACTATCACTGCTGTCGAGGAGAAGGAGACGCCACCCTGCCCACCCGGGCTTCGACAGTATGAAACTATGGCTGTTTTGAGACCCGACATGTCGGAGGATGAAAGACTCGCTCTTACACAGAAGTACGAGGAG TTGCTTGTTGCTGGTGGTGGCATGTATGTAGAGGTATTCAACAGAGGGGTCGTTCCACTAGCTTACagcatcaagaaaaaaaacaaagctggGGAGTCTAACACTTATTTGGATGGTATTTACCTTCTCTTTACCTACTTCACAAAACCTGAGTCCATTGGAATTCTTGAGCAAACTCTGAACACAGATGATGATGTTATCCGATCATCCAGTTTCAAAGTGAGAAAGAGAAAGTATTAG
- the LOC133679081 gene encoding cyclin-dependent kinase E-1-like, whose amino-acid sequence MGDGNNRSNNNSEKPEWLQQYNLIGKIGEGTYGLVFLAKTKSPANCGKSIAIKKFKQSKDGDGVSPTAIREIMLLREITHENVVKLVNVHINHADMSLYLAFDYAEHDLYEIIRHHRDKGNTMINQYTVKSLLWQLLNGLNYLHSNWIIHRDLKPSNILVMGEGEEHGVVKIADFGLARIYQAPLKALSDNGVVVTIWYRAPELLLGAKHYTSAVDMWALGCIFAELLTLKPLFQGAEAKSASNPFQIDQLDKIFKVLGHPTLEKWPTLASLPHWHNDVQHIQEHKYENTGLHVVVPLSPKSASFDLLSKMLEYDPRKRITAAQAIEHDYFRSEPLPGRNALVPSQPGEKVINYPTRPVDTNTDFEGTSSLQPPQPVSSGNVVSGGMPGAHGINSRSAPRPMSVGMQRMQSQGMAAYNLSSQAGMGGGMNPGNIPMPRGVAQPHQQHHLRRKDPPGTGTGYPPQQKSRR is encoded by the coding sequence ATGGGAGACGGCAATAATAGAAGCAACAACAACAGTGAAAAGCCAGAGTGGCTGCAACAGTACAATCTTATTGGCAAGATTGGTGAAGGCACTTATGGTCTTGTATTCCTAGCAAAAACCAAGTCTCCTGCAAATTGTGGAAAGTCCATTGCCATCAAGAAATTCAAGCAGTCCAAGGATGGTGATGGTGTCTCTCCCACTGCCATCCGTGAAATCATGTTACTTAGGGAAATTACTCATGAGAATGTTGTGAAGCTTGTGAATGTGCACATCAATCATGCTGACATGTCGCTGTATCTGGCTTTTGATTATGCTGAGCATGATCTTTATGAAATCATCAGGCATCATAGAGACAAGGGTAACACTATGATCAATCAGTACACTGTTAAATCATTGCTCTGGCAGCTACTCAATGGACTGAACTATCTGCACAGTAACTGGATCATACATCGAGATCTAAAGCCATCAAATATCTTAGTTATGGGCGAGGGAGAGGAACACGGGGTTGTCAAAATTGCTGATTTTGGACTGGCAAGAATTTATCAAGCTCCCTTGAAGGCTTTGTCTGATAATGGTGTTGTGGTAACCATTTGGTATCGTGCACCTGAGTTGCTTCTGGGGGCTAAGCACTATACAAGTGCTGTTGACATGTGGGCTCTTGGATGCATTTTTGCTGAACTTTTGACTTTGAAGCCACTTTTTCAAGGGGCAGAAGCCAAATCGGCATCAAATCCTTTCCAGATTGATCAACTTGACAAGATATTTAAGGTCTTGGGCCATCCTACACTAGAAAAATGGCCAACACTTGCAAGTCTTCCGCACTGGCATAATGACGTGCAGCATATCCAAGAGCACAAGTATGAGAATACTGGACTACATGTTGTTGTGCCTCTCTCTCCAAAAAGTGCTTCATTTGACCTTCTATCTAAGATGCTTGAATACGATCCTCGAAAGCGTATAACAGCTGCACAAGCTATAGAGCACGATTATTTTCGTAGTGAACCTCTACCTGGACGGAATGCCCTGGTTCCCTCTCAACCTGGAGAGAAGGTCATCAATTATCCTACTCGTCCGGTAGATACAAATACAGATTTTGAAGGAACAAGTAGTCTTCAACCTCCGCAACCTGTCTCATCTGGAAATGTGGTTTCTGGAGGCATGCCAGGTGCTCATGGAATTAACAGCAGATCTGCACCTCGACCAATGTCTGTGGGCATGCAGAGAATGCAATCTCAGGGCATGGCAGCTTATAATCTCTCTTCTCAGGCAGGGATGGGTGGTGGAATGAATCCTGGTAACATCCCTATGCCACGTGGGGTTGCCCAGCCCCATCAGCAGCATCACCTGAGAAGGAAAGACCCACCTGGAACGGGGACTGGATACCCTCCCCAACAAAAATCAAGACGCTAA
- the LOC133701459 gene encoding protein ABIL2-like — translation MDSKTSSSSVNGPREPSIHEELLMQQSLLFSDTLKDLKNLRKQLYSAADYFELAYNKEDQKQIVVENLKDYAIKALINTVDHLGSVAYKVDRFLDQKIDEVSGMELRFSCSEQRLEACQKYINQGGLSQQSLVIKTPYHYKRYIFPVDEETMDSFSHAKPDHDSRNLSTEHNLLEFKNAAQASIEGTPSSFFRERHSELRSPQFYSGQGTFTFTRTSTNNKPEKRSSSPQRSPIIRSGSLLKRPISPNYANALRRYPSEPRRSVSLSMYSERDMAKDSDQQYSAKSKRLFKALLSMRKSRKEGSLFTCLDQI, via the exons ATGGATAGTAAGACCTCATCCTCTTCAGTAAATGGTCCTCGAGAACCTTCCATTCACGAGGAACTTCTGATGCAGCAGAGCTTGCTCTTTTCTGATACTCTCAAG gACTTGAAGAACCTTAGGAAGCAGCTATACTCAGCAGCAGATTATTTTGAATTAGCTTACAACAAAGAAGACCAGAAACAAAT AGTGGTGGAGAACTTGAAAGACTACGCCATCAAAGCTTTGATCAATACTGTTGACCACTTGGGTTCTGTAGCATACAAAGTTGACAGATTTTtagatcaaaagattgatgaaGTTTCAGGAATGGAGCTTCGATTCTCTTGCTCCGAACAG AGACTGGAAGCATGCCAAAAATATATCAACCAAGGTGGCCTTTCTCAACAATCACTGGTAATAAAAACTCCCTACCACTACAAGCGGTACATTTTTCCAG TCGACGAGGAGACCATGGATTCATTTAGCCATGCTAAACCAGATCATGATAGTAGAAATCTTAGCACTGAACACAACTTGCTTGAGTTTAAAAATG CTGCTCAAGCGTCAATCGAAGGAACCCCTTCCTCTTTCTTCAG AGAGAGGCATTCTGAATTACGTTCTCCACAATTCTACTCGGGACAGGGAACATTTACATTCACAAGGACTTCAACCAACAACAAACCTG AGAAAAGATCATCCTCTCCGCAACGCTCTCCGATCATACGTTCTGGATCTCTTCTTAAGAGACCAATATCTCCTAATTATGCTAATGCACTACGAAGG TATCCATCGGAGCCTCGGAGATCTGTTTCATTGTCCATGTATTCGGAAAGAGACATGGCAAAGGATAGTGATCAACAATATTCTGCCAAGAGCAAACGCCTGTTTAAGGCCTTGCTCAGCATGCGCAAGTCCAGAAAGGAAGGCTCACTGTTTACTTGCTTGGATCAGATTTGA
- the LOC133697825 gene encoding probable E3 ubiquitin-protein ligase RHA4A, whose protein sequence is MGIPQAPAPPHLYPQQLQLKLYQAFIFSIPILFSIILFLLFYLFYLKRRASSISSPLHIIPGSSNHATPYHASSICQIGLKEEFKDELPTVLFDEELMTKDSQCCVCLGEFEIEEKVFQIPSCKHVFHIDCIRHWLHSNSTCPLCRCYVIFPTTKFCTSPLQSRGPMILPQSSANSHHPQNMTSEPQQQEDVGAGSTEQFVIPMEGPASVTTQLRDSSSLPELSISMESGRGSTNGESVILHIRTHSPRREILPPHEVEISR, encoded by the exons ATGGGCATCCCTCAAGCTCCAGCCCCTCCCCATCTTTACCCTCAACAACTTCAACTTAAACTTTACCAGGCTTTCATATTTTCAATTCCTATTCTCTTCTCTATCATTCTTTTTCTGTTGTTTTACTTGTTCTACCTCAAGAGAAGGGCTTCCTCAATTTCATCTCCTCTACATATAATTCCAGGAAGTTCCAATCATGCTACTCCATACCACGCCTCCTCT ATTTGTCAGATTGGTCTGAAGGAAGAGTTTAAAGACGAGCTACCAACTGTCTTATTTGATGAAGAATTAATGACAAAGGATTCTCA GTGCTGTGTTTGCTTGGGCGAATTCGAGATCGAAGAGAAAGTTTTCCAAATCCCATCATGCAAGCATGTGTTTCACATCGACTGCATACGTCATTGGCTACACTCGAACTCAACTTGTCCACTTTGTAGATGTTATGTCATTTTCCCCACCACCAAATTTTGTACTAGTCCGCTACAATCTAGGGGACCTATGATACTGCCGCAATCTAGCGCGAACTCTCACCATCCTCAGAACATGACATCAGAACCGCAACAACAAGAAGATGTTGGTGCTGGATCAACAGAACAGTTTGTGATACCTATGGAAGGACCAGCAAGTGTGACAACACAATTGAGGGACTCTTCCAGCTTGCCTGAGTTGTCTATTTCCATGGAGAGTGGAAGGGGTTCTACAAATGGAGAATCTGTCATTCTTCATATTCGAACACACAGTCCAAGAAGAGAAATTTTGCCTCCACATGAAGTTGAAATAAGTAGATAG
- the LOC133680974 gene encoding protein NLP7, whose protein sequence is MPEPTEGGGGGESEGRKSMELDLDLDSSWPLDQISFISSNPMSAFLISSSNEQPCSPLWAFSDAADDRLLAAAAAAGQASSSFVGGLRLSDNPIVLTCNPNSVTESKGENDDNSKLPSPFLGLMPIDNPDGYCIIKERMTRALRHFKESTEQHILAQVWAPVKNGGGYALTTSGQPFVIDPHSNGLHQYRMVSLMYKFSVDGESDGELGLPGRVFRQKLPEWTPNVQYYSSKEYSRLDHALHYNVRGTVALPVFEPSGQSCVGVVELIMTSQKINYAPEVDKVCKALEAVDLKSSEILDPPSTQICNEGRQNALAEILEILTMVCETHKLPLAQTWVPCMHRSVLAYGGGLKKTCTSFDGSCNGQVCMSTTDVAFYVVDAHMWGFREACLEHHLQKGQGVAGRAFFSHNLCFCPDITQFCKTEYPLVHYARMFGLTSCFAICLRSSYTGDDDYILEFFLPPNFTDSREWKTLLGSILAIMKQDFQSLKVASGMDLEEEEGFVEMIQVSTNGRLDLRLECIQIPQSTKSPPDDNALLNGPIVQIYPEKNQLMLDLDVIKNGGSAVQADVRQTHASLTEKETKKPKERKRGKAEKMISLEVLQQYFTGSLKDAAKSLGVCPTTMKRICRQHGISRWPSRKIKKVNRSLSKLKRVIESVQGTEGAFSLTPLTTSSLPVAGGTISWPPNLNGRNQQNSPNSKSSEHHGDKNGSPTCRTPGSDVKAGFEDQLLGCRKLSLEELTVQNRFSPELGKGSNRSKTRGGSRDESAGTPTSHGSCQGCPENESAPAKDPSVSPVHERCIKAGGSPELALQQTRELNLSAAYSIPDAFFATEAQEQFGGMLIEDTGSSKDLSNLCPAMADAIVDERFPESKWTDPPSSDINPTQMIAALSIAMPHVTSRQEMNSVTIKATYREDIIRFRISLSSGIAELKEEVAKRLRLEVGTFDIKYLDDDHEWILIARDADLHECMDVSRSSNSNMIRVSVHDANANLGSSCESTWEI, encoded by the exons ATGCCAGAACCAACTGAAGGTGGAGGAGGGGGTGAGTCCGAAGGAAGGAAGTCAATGGAGTTGGATCTTGATCTTGATAGTTCTTGGCCTTTAGATCAGAtctcttttatttcttcaaacCCCATGTCAgcttttcttatttcttcttctaatgAACAGCCTTGTTCTCCCCTCTGGGCTTTCTCTGATGCTGCTGATGATAGActtcttgctgctgctgctgctgctggtcaGGCTTCCTCTTCTTTTGTTGGTGGCCTTCGCTTGTCTGATAATCCTATCGTACTCACAT GTAATCCAAATTCGGTAACTGAAAGCAAAGGGGAAAATGATGATAACAGTAAACTTCCTTCTCCGTTTTTGGGATTAATGCCTATTGACAACCCTGATGGGTATTGTATAATTAAAGAGAGAATGACACGGGCCCTGAGACATTTCAAAGAATCAACTGAACAACATATTCTAGCTCAGGTTTGGGCACCTGTGAAGAATGGGGGTGGGTATGCGTTGACAACTTCAGGGCAACCCTTCGTTATTGATCCTCATAGTAATGGACTTCATCAGTATAGGATGGTCTCTCTTATGTATAAGTTCTCTGTGGACGGAGAGAGTGATGGAGAGCTTGGGCTACCTGGCCGTGTTTTCAGACAAAAATTACCGGAATGGACTCCCAATGTTCAGTATTACTCCAGCAAGGAGTATTCACGGCTTGATCATGCTCTACACTACAATGTTCGGGGAACCGTGGCTTTGCCAGTCTTCGAACCTTCTGGACAGTCTTGTGTAGGTGTGGTTGAACTCATTATGACTTCACAGAAGATCAACTATGCACCCGAGGTTGATAAAGTCTGCAAGGCACTTGAG GCAGTAGATTTGAAAAGTTCAGAGATATTGGACCCTCCAAGCACACAG ATTTGTAATGAAGGTCGCCAAAATGCACTGGCTGAAATTTTGGAGATATTGACAATGGTATGTGAAACTCACAAATTGCCTTTGGCCCAGACATGGGTTCCATGCATGCATCGCAGTGTTCTGGCCTATGGCGGTGGTCTGAAGAAGACCTGTACCAGCTTTGATGGCAGTTGCAATGGGCAAGTCTGCATGTCCACAACTGATGTGGCATTCTATGTAGTGGATGCTCACATGTGGGGTTTTAGGGAGGCCTGTCTTGAGCATCACTTACAAAAGGGTCAAGGGGTTGCTGGGAGGGCATTTTTTTCCCACAACCTATGCTTCTGCCCAGATATTACCCAGTTTTGCAAGACTGAGTATCCTCTAGTACATTATGCACGCATGTTTGGATTAACCAGCTGTTTTGCAATCTGCTTGCGGAGCAGTTATACTGGAGATGATGATTACATCCTTGAATTTTTTCTGCCCCCTAACTTCACAGACAGTCGTGAATGGAAGACTTTGTTAGGCTCCATATTGGCAATAATGAAGCAGGATTTCCAGAGTCTCAAGGTTGCTTCTGGGATGGACCTTGAAGAGGAGGAAGGATTTGTAGAGATGATTCAAGTTTCTACTAATGGGAGACTTGATTTGAGACTTGAATGCATTCAGATACCCCAATCTACAAAATCTCCCCCAGATGACAATGCGTTGCTAAATGGACCGATTGTACAAATTTATCCAGAAAAGAATCAATTAATGTTGGACTTGGATGTCATAAAAAATGGAGGCAGTGCTGTTCAAGCAGATGTCAGGCAAACTCATGCTTCTCTTACAGAGAAAGAGACAAAAAAGCCAAAAGAGAGGAAACGTGGAAAGGCAGAGAAAATGATTAGTCTAGAGGTTCTCCAACAATATTTTACTGGAAGTCTGAAAGATGCTGCAAAGAGCCTTGGTG TTTGCCCTACTACAATGAAGCGCATTTGCAGGCAGCATGGGATATCTCGCTGGCCATCTCGCAAGATCAAGAAGGTTAATCGTTCCCTGTCTAAGCTTAAGCGGGTAATTGAATCAGTCCAAGGCACTGAAGGAGCATTTTCTTTAACTCCTCTCACTACAAGTTCTCTTCCTGTCGCTGGTGGTACCATTTCTTGGCCTCCCAATTTGAATGGGAGAAATCAACAGAACTCACCAAACTCTAAATCCTCTGAACATCATGGTGACAAGAATGGATCACCCACCTGTAGAACGCCAGGAAGCGATGTAAAGGCTGGTTTCGAAGATCAATTGCTAGGATGTAGAAAATTGAGTCTAGAGGAACTCACTGTGCAAAATAGGTTTTCACCAGAGTTAGGTAAAGGCTCAAACAGATCCAAAACAAGGGGTGGTTCGAGGGATGAGAGTGCAGGAACTCCTACTTCTCATGGCTCATGCCAAGGTTGCCCAGAAAATGAAAGTGCACCTGCAAAGGACCCATCTGTTTCTCCTGTCCATGAGCGATGCATTAAAGCAGGGGGGTCACCTGAACTGGCTCTTCAACAAACCAGGGAACTAAATCTGTCAGCTGCTTACTCAATACCTGATGCTTTTTTCGCAACGGAAGCTCAAGAACAATTTGGTGGAATGCTAATAGAGGATACTGGAAGTtcgaaagatttgagcaacctTTGTCCTGCCATGGCAGATGCTATTGTGGATGAGCGATTTCCAGAATCTAAATGGACAGATCCTCCTAGTTCAGATATAAATCCCACACAAATGATTGCTGCTCTTTCGATCGCAATGCCGCATGTAACATCTAGGCAAGAAATGAATAGCGTAACCATAAAGGCAACATATAGGGAAGACATAATAAGGTTCCGAATCTCTCTGAGTTCTGGGATCGCGGAGTTAAAAGAGGAAGTAGCCAAGAGGCTGAGGTTGGAGGTGGGTACATTTGACATCAAGTATCTGGATGATGATCATGAATGGATTTTGATTGCCCGTGATGCTGACTTGCATGAGTGTATGGATGTTTCAAGATCATCAAATAGTAATATGATCAGGGTATCAGTTCATGATGCAAATGCCAATCTTGGGAGCTCCTGTGAGAGCACTTGGGAGATATGA
- the LOC133696585 gene encoding 26S proteasome non-ATPase regulatory subunit 8 homolog A: protein MDPKLTEVSQLFERFKAACTRDDINTSTNLLSQLKVLLIGFRSLPPLFENTPNSVEELIIARDIYEHAVLLSVKIGDQDAFERDFFQLKPYYTDAGGRLAPSPQEYMILGLNLLRLLVQNRIAEFHTELELLSPAALENPCIKHAVELEQSFMEGAYNRVLSAKQNVPYKTFDYFMDLLAKTVRDEIAGCSEKAYDYLSISDARQMLLFSSDDELLEYIKEGHLEWEIKNGSVVFQKANESAPCKEIPSLHLINQTLSYARELERIV, encoded by the exons atggatcCAAAGCTAACAGAAGTATCGCAGCTATTCGAGCGATTCAAAGCGGCATGTACTAGAGACGATATCAATACTTCAACGAATCTGCTTTCTCAGCTCAAG gttTTGTTGATAGGATTTCGAAGCTTGCCGCCGTTGTTTGAAAACACGCCTAATTCTGTTGAAGAATTGATAATAGCAA GGGATATTTATGAGCATGCTGTTCTTTTGAGTGTGAAGATTGGGGATCAGGATGCGTTTGAAAGGGATTTCTTTCAGTTGAAGCCTTATTATACTGATGCCGG TGGCCGCCTTGCCCCATCTCCTCAGGAGTATATGATCTTGGGTCTCAACCTCTTGAGACTCTTAGTCCAAAACAGAATTGCTGAATTCCATACTGAATTGGAATTGCTCTCCCCTGCTGCTTTGGAGAATCCTTGCATCAAGCATGCCGTGGAGTTGGAGCAGTCCTTCATGGAAGGGGCTTATAATCGTGTGTTATCTGCAAAACAGAATGTGCCATACAAgacttttgattattttatggaTCTCTTGGCAAAGACTGTAAG GGATGAAATAGCTGGATGCAGTGAGAAGGCATATGACTACCTTTCAATAAGTGATGCCCGGCAAATGTTGCTCTTCTCTTCTGATGATGAACTTTTGGAATACATCAAGGAG GGGCATCTTGAGTGGGAGATAAAGAATGGCTCTGTAGTTTTCCAGAAGGCAAACGAATCTGCTCCCTGCAAAGAGATACCATCTCTACATCTCATCAACCAGACATTGAGTTATGCTAGAGAGTTGGAGCGGATTGTGTAA